In one Actinomyces trachealis genomic region, the following are encoded:
- the nusG gene encoding transcription termination/antitermination protein NusG, which yields MSEEIVSEEPATEAVNEAAEPTEVGTDTAAGAPADSTPDPLEAFRREMSGLPGEWYVLHTYSGYERRVATDIRTRAENFEIEDYVFDAVVPMETVIEIKNGNRKKEVSRVRIPGYVFVRMDLDDPETSDRVWRTIKDTPAVTGFVGDRYNPVPLTFEEAVSQLGPTPEEIAAKQAEAVNAAPEEGAKTQVAAGGQIYEVAFEVGESVIVTDGPFESLPATIAEIHPDTQKVQVLISLFGRDTPAELSFNQVAKI from the coding sequence GTGTCTGAGGAGATCGTGTCCGAGGAGCCCGCCACCGAGGCCGTCAACGAGGCCGCCGAGCCTACTGAGGTCGGCACTGACACTGCAGCAGGCGCCCCAGCTGACTCCACCCCTGACCCGTTGGAGGCCTTTCGCCGGGAGATGTCTGGTCTGCCTGGGGAGTGGTACGTGCTGCACACCTACTCCGGCTACGAGCGCCGCGTGGCCACGGACATTCGCACCCGCGCGGAGAACTTCGAGATCGAGGACTACGTCTTCGACGCCGTCGTCCCGATGGAGACCGTCATCGAGATCAAGAACGGCAACAGGAAGAAAGAGGTTTCCCGCGTCCGCATCCCCGGCTACGTGTTCGTGCGCATGGACCTGGATGATCCAGAGACCTCCGATCGTGTGTGGCGTACCATCAAGGACACCCCGGCGGTCACCGGCTTCGTGGGTGACCGCTACAACCCGGTCCCGCTGACCTTTGAGGAGGCCGTCTCTCAGCTAGGCCCCACCCCCGAGGAGATTGCCGCCAAGCAGGCTGAGGCTGTCAACGCCGCCCCGGAGGAGGGGGCCAAGACGCAGGTTGCCGCCGGTGGCCAGATCTACGAGGTGGCTTTCGAGGTCGGCGAGTCTGTGATTGTCACGGATGGTCCGTTCGAGTCCCTGCCCGCCACCATCGCGGAGATTCACCCCGATACCCAGAAGGTGCAGGTGCTTATCTCCCTGTTCGGCCGCGACACCCCTGCTGAACTCTCTTTCAATCAGGTCGCCAAGATCTGA
- a CDS encoding DMT family transporter, whose protein sequence is MSTTNLGRGGVDARSSIVSQLAPALVLFVVAMVWGSSFTLTKDLLAYQPVLDFLGLRFAVAGVAGAVVLAPQLWRADWGTWWRGAALGAVFALAQVLQTFGLDRASASVSGFLTALYVVGTPIVGWALWRVRLARSTLVSVLLALVGAAVLGLTGFHVGMGELLLVGGAVCYSFHVAFMARWRAGRDPLALGAVQMIALGVIHLPLALPDGLVLPEGPQQWGVLVFLAVIVGLVALLGQTWSQGHMDAARAAVIMAMEPVFSAVFAVLLGGEVVTVRLLIGGLLIFVGSVVAELGPLVRRRRVVAGLSVSRS, encoded by the coding sequence GTGAGCACGACTAATTTGGGGCGCGGTGGCGTGGATGCGCGGTCGTCGATCGTCTCCCAGCTGGCGCCAGCCCTGGTGCTGTTTGTGGTGGCTATGGTCTGGGGCTCCTCCTTCACCCTCACCAAGGACCTGCTGGCGTACCAGCCGGTGCTGGATTTTTTGGGCTTGCGTTTTGCCGTGGCGGGAGTAGCTGGTGCTGTGGTGCTGGCGCCGCAGCTGTGGCGCGCAGATTGGGGTACCTGGTGGAGGGGCGCGGCGCTAGGGGCGGTTTTCGCCCTAGCGCAGGTGCTGCAGACCTTTGGACTGGACCGTGCCTCAGCCTCGGTGTCTGGCTTCCTGACCGCCTTGTATGTGGTGGGCACGCCGATTGTGGGGTGGGCGTTGTGGCGGGTGCGGCTGGCACGCTCCACACTGGTGTCGGTGCTGTTGGCGCTCGTGGGGGCGGCGGTGCTGGGGCTGACCGGGTTTCACGTTGGGATGGGGGAGTTGCTGCTGGTGGGTGGAGCCGTCTGCTACTCCTTCCATGTTGCGTTTATGGCCCGGTGGCGCGCAGGCCGTGACCCGCTGGCCTTGGGGGCGGTGCAGATGATTGCCCTGGGGGTGATTCATCTGCCGCTGGCGCTACCGGATGGCTTGGTTCTTCCAGAGGGCCCCCAGCAGTGGGGCGTGCTGGTGTTCCTGGCGGTGATCGTGGGGCTGGTGGCGCTGCTGGGGCAGACCTGGTCGCAGGGGCATATGGATGCGGCGCGCGCGGCGGTGATCATGGCTATGGAGCCGGTGTTCTCCGCGGTGTTCGCGGTGCTGTTGGGTGGTGAGGTGGTGACGGTACGGCTGTTGATTGGTGGTTTGCTGATTTTTGTCGGGTCGGTGGTGGCGGAACTTGGGCCATTGGTCCGACGGCGTCGTGTCGTGGCTGGCCTGAGCGTGTCCAGGTCCTGA
- a CDS encoding type II toxin-antitoxin system Phd/YefM family antitoxin — protein sequence MTSTMEPATITARELSRRTGEVLSAVASTGTPVTVTLGGVPQATIVPVGKHESHIDRMIRQGRIELPSGEWEKGARLPSLSLPDGMTTDQILDEDRRDRF from the coding sequence ATGACGTCCACGATGGAGCCTGCAACGATCACCGCGAGGGAGCTCAGCCGTCGCACCGGCGAAGTACTCAGCGCGGTTGCCTCTACTGGCACCCCTGTCACCGTCACGCTCGGCGGGGTCCCCCAGGCGACCATCGTTCCTGTGGGGAAGCATGAGTCGCATATCGACCGGATGATCCGTCAGGGCCGCATCGAACTCCCAAGCGGCGAATGGGAGAAAGGGGCGCGCCTGCCGTCACTCAGCCTGCCGGACGGTATGACCACTGACCAGATTCTTGACGAGGACCGACGGGATCGGTTCTGA
- a CDS encoding pyridoxal phosphate-dependent aminotransferase, producing the protein MSTPTKRVSARLAAISPSATLVVDSKAKALKAAGHPVIGFGAGEPDFATPDYIVEAAIAAAKDPANHKYTPAKGLPALRETIASKTLRDSGYEVSPDDIIVTNGGKQAVFEAFAALLDPGDEVILPAPYWVTYPECVRLAGGTPVEVFAGADQDYKVTVEQLEAARSERTKAVLICSPSNPTGSVYTPEELIVIGQWAVEHGIWVISDEIYEHLLYDGAQSAHIVKLVPELADQTLVLNGVAKTYAMTGWRVGWMIGPSDIIKAATNLQSHMTSNVANVAQHAALAAVSGDLSAVAQMRQAFDRRRKLMVEMLSSIQGLVVPTPKGAFYAYPSTEGLIGKTLRGRLIDSSITLADVILEHVEVAVVPGEAFGRSGYLRLSYATSDEAITEGVGRMQKLLAEVQ; encoded by the coding sequence GTGAGCACACCAACTAAGCGGGTCTCAGCCCGTCTAGCCGCAATCTCCCCTTCCGCTACCCTAGTTGTCGACTCCAAAGCTAAGGCGCTCAAGGCTGCTGGCCATCCGGTCATCGGCTTCGGCGCTGGCGAGCCCGACTTCGCGACCCCCGACTACATCGTCGAGGCCGCCATTGCCGCCGCCAAAGACCCGGCCAACCACAAGTACACCCCCGCCAAGGGCCTACCGGCCCTGCGCGAGACCATCGCTAGCAAGACCCTCCGGGACTCCGGCTACGAGGTCTCCCCCGACGACATCATTGTCACCAACGGTGGCAAGCAGGCGGTGTTCGAGGCCTTCGCCGCGCTGCTGGACCCCGGTGACGAGGTCATCCTGCCCGCTCCCTACTGGGTCACCTACCCCGAGTGCGTCCGCCTGGCTGGCGGCACCCCGGTGGAGGTCTTCGCTGGTGCAGACCAGGACTACAAGGTCACCGTGGAGCAACTGGAGGCCGCCCGCAGCGAACGCACCAAGGCTGTCTTGATTTGCTCCCCCTCCAACCCCACCGGCTCCGTATACACGCCAGAAGAACTCATCGTCATCGGCCAGTGGGCCGTGGAACACGGCATCTGGGTCATCTCCGACGAGATCTACGAGCATCTGCTCTACGATGGTGCACAGAGCGCCCACATCGTCAAACTAGTGCCAGAGTTGGCCGACCAGACCCTGGTCCTCAACGGGGTGGCTAAGACCTATGCCATGACCGGTTGGCGGGTGGGCTGGATGATCGGCCCCTCCGACATCATCAAGGCTGCCACCAACTTGCAGTCCCACATGACCAGCAACGTCGCCAACGTGGCCCAGCACGCGGCCCTGGCCGCCGTCAGCGGCGACCTGTCAGCCGTCGCCCAGATGCGACAGGCCTTTGACCGACGCCGCAAGCTGATGGTGGAGATGCTCTCCAGCATCCAGGGCCTAGTGGTGCCAACACCGAAGGGCGCCTTCTACGCCTACCCCAGCACGGAGGGGCTGATAGGCAAGACCCTGCGCGGCCGCCTGATCGACTCGTCTATCACCCTGGCTGACGTGATCCTGGAGCACGTTGAGGTGGCCGTAGTGCCTGGTGAGGCTTTCGGGCGTTCCGGCTACCTGCGCCTGTCCTACGCGACCAGCGACGAGGCCATCACCGAGGGCGTAGGCCGCATGCAGAAGCTCCTGGCCGAGGTGCAGTAA
- a CDS encoding adenosine deaminase translates to MRDLAKLPKAHLHLHFTGSMRLDTLVELASATRTRLPSSFIDGDPLRVPADHRGWFRFQRSYDTARALVRSEEVMRRLVLEAALDDAAESSRRLEIQVDPTSYAPYVGGITPALEIILDAAQQATVLTGVEVAVVVAASRMRHPLDARTLARLAVRHAGDGAGDVVGFGLSNDERAGDTASWGPAFAIARRAGLASLPHGGELLGPTHVREVVSALGPTRLGHGVRLSEDPALLDAVVDSGISLEVCPASNVCLGVYHEPGDVPLGTLLEHGAQVALGADDPLLFQSRLVDQYAIARAQGMDDAALAGLARGSIRASLASEESKRRWLAEVDAWLAADDMGPTGRSEASAEACASA, encoded by the coding sequence ATGCGCGACCTCGCCAAGCTGCCCAAAGCGCACCTGCACCTACACTTCACAGGTTCAATGCGTCTGGACACGCTGGTGGAGCTTGCTTCCGCCACACGCACCCGCCTGCCGTCGTCGTTTATCGACGGCGACCCGCTGCGCGTGCCTGCCGACCACCGCGGCTGGTTCCGTTTCCAACGCTCCTATGACACAGCCCGCGCGCTAGTTCGCAGCGAGGAGGTCATGCGTCGCCTGGTGCTGGAGGCCGCTTTGGACGACGCCGCTGAGAGTTCGCGGCGGCTGGAAATCCAGGTGGACCCGACGTCTTACGCACCCTATGTGGGTGGGATAACCCCGGCGCTAGAGATCATTCTGGATGCCGCACAGCAGGCCACCGTGCTCACTGGAGTGGAAGTGGCGGTGGTGGTGGCGGCCTCCCGCATGCGCCACCCCCTGGACGCGCGGACGCTGGCGCGGCTGGCTGTGCGGCACGCGGGCGACGGCGCTGGCGATGTGGTGGGCTTTGGTCTCTCCAACGATGAGCGGGCCGGAGACACGGCGTCCTGGGGGCCAGCTTTTGCGATTGCGCGACGGGCCGGGTTGGCCTCGCTGCCGCACGGCGGGGAACTGTTGGGGCCGACGCATGTGCGGGAGGTGGTGTCTGCCTTGGGGCCGACGCGTCTGGGTCACGGGGTGCGGTTAAGCGAGGACCCGGCACTGCTGGATGCGGTGGTGGATTCGGGCATCAGCCTGGAGGTGTGCCCAGCGTCCAATGTGTGCCTAGGGGTGTACCACGAGCCTGGCGACGTGCCGCTGGGGACGCTACTGGAGCACGGAGCGCAGGTGGCGCTGGGGGCGGATGACCCGTTGTTGTTCCAGTCGCGGCTGGTAGACCAGTACGCGATCGCGCGAGCGCAGGGGATGGATGACGCGGCACTGGCTGGGTTGGCGCGCGGGTCGATCCGGGCGTCGCTAGCTAGTGAGGAGTCCAAACGGCGTTGGCTGGCCGAGGTGGACGCGTGGCTGGCCGCTGATGACATGGGCCCAACTGGCCGGAGCGAGGCCTCTGCGGAAGCCTGTGCCAGCGCCTAG
- a CDS encoding phosphotransferase, which yields MDNALAGREAGDVSLLTGPRAASVLAAALAPSRQTLVSWRVHSVHHRPGAGVSVGYTALVDFPEGYRATEYLFATTARLSNPNSPHLVRVAPTGGSGPTIHVWRHPDDPELPALTVACTPSALGQRLGAQVRVEVVVYRPTRRAVLRVTYPDNSTAYAKVLRPSQARPFVQRHRLLEIANVPAPRILREDQDGFVLISTGLGTPLSGLLAAGMDEAKATRVFGSLTSLLDSLPADAVQLPRRPAWSERVRHYAHAAATVLPQCAARTRAVADGVVELMARTDPGPVVPVHGDFYEANVLMDGEKVACLLDVDSLGPGHRVDDLACLLGHVSILDHLAPASYPYLRPAVDTWTRLAGLQADPVALRARCAGVVLSLVAGARREDGGAWRADAEGRLARAELWLAEAREIDTRRAPHSTPVV from the coding sequence ATGGACAATGCGCTGGCTGGTCGAGAGGCAGGGGACGTCTCCCTGCTCACGGGTCCACGTGCTGCATCTGTGCTGGCCGCAGCGCTAGCGCCTTCCCGCCAGACCTTGGTCTCCTGGCGCGTCCACTCCGTACACCACCGACCCGGCGCCGGTGTCTCCGTGGGGTACACGGCGCTGGTGGACTTCCCGGAGGGCTACCGCGCCACTGAGTACCTGTTCGCGACGACGGCGCGCCTGTCCAACCCCAACTCGCCACACCTGGTGCGCGTGGCCCCCACTGGCGGCTCCGGCCCCACCATTCACGTTTGGCGCCACCCGGATGACCCTGAACTGCCTGCCCTGACCGTGGCCTGTACCCCCTCCGCCCTGGGGCAGCGCCTGGGCGCCCAGGTGCGCGTGGAGGTGGTGGTCTATCGGCCCACTCGCCGCGCGGTGCTGCGCGTCACCTATCCGGACAACTCCACCGCATACGCGAAAGTGCTGCGTCCTTCGCAGGCCCGCCCCTTTGTGCAGCGCCACCGGCTCCTGGAGATCGCGAACGTCCCGGCACCGCGCATCCTGCGGGAGGACCAGGACGGCTTCGTACTGATCTCCACCGGCCTGGGCACGCCCCTTTCTGGCCTGCTGGCTGCCGGTATGGATGAGGCTAAGGCCACCCGTGTTTTCGGCTCCCTGACCAGCCTGCTGGACTCTCTGCCCGCCGACGCCGTCCAGCTGCCGCGGCGCCCGGCTTGGTCTGAGCGCGTGCGCCATTACGCGCATGCCGCTGCCACCGTGCTCCCGCAGTGTGCCGCCCGCACGCGGGCTGTGGCCGACGGCGTCGTGGAACTCATGGCGCGCACAGACCCAGGACCGGTGGTGCCGGTACACGGCGACTTCTACGAGGCGAATGTCCTGATGGATGGGGAGAAGGTAGCCTGCCTGCTGGATGTCGACTCTCTGGGGCCGGGCCACCGCGTGGATGACTTGGCCTGCCTGCTGGGGCACGTCAGCATCCTGGATCACCTGGCGCCCGCCTCCTACCCTTACCTGCGCCCGGCGGTGGACACTTGGACGCGACTGGCGGGCTTGCAGGCGGATCCGGTTGCGCTGCGCGCCCGCTGTGCCGGGGTGGTGCTCTCGCTGGTGGCGGGGGCGCGCCGCGAGGACGGTGGCGCCTGGCGGGCCGACGCCGAAGGTCGCCTGGCTCGCGCCGAACTGTGGCTAGCTGAAGCCCGTGAGATCGACACGCGCCGTGCCCCGCACTCCACCCCCGTTGTCTGA
- the secE gene encoding preprotein translocase subunit SecE yields MSESAATEQRKKRGLFARIALFLRQVVDELKKVVWPTRNELTTYFIVVVVFILAIMAFTGVLDFVFNKIVNWVFA; encoded by the coding sequence ATGAGCGAGAGCGCCGCCACTGAGCAGCGTAAGAAGCGTGGCCTGTTCGCCCGCATCGCGTTGTTCCTGCGTCAGGTGGTTGATGAGCTCAAGAAGGTCGTCTGGCCCACCCGTAACGAGTTGACCACCTACTTCATCGTGGTCGTTGTCTTTATCCTGGCGATCATGGCCTTCACCGGCGTGCTTGACTTCGTCTTCAACAAGATCGTCAACTGGGTCTTCGCCTGA
- the rplK gene encoding 50S ribosomal protein L11 encodes MAPKKKVAGLIKLQIQAGAANPAPPIGPALGQHGVNIMEFCKAYNAATESQRGNVIPVEITVYEDRSFTFITKTPPAAEMIKKAAGVPKGSSTPHTAKVGSLTMDQVKEIAQTKMADLNANDIDAAAKIIAGTARSMGITVEA; translated from the coding sequence ATGGCTCCCAAGAAGAAGGTCGCCGGGCTCATCAAGCTCCAGATCCAGGCCGGTGCAGCCAACCCTGCTCCGCCGATCGGCCCTGCGCTAGGTCAGCACGGCGTCAACATCATGGAGTTCTGCAAGGCCTACAACGCGGCGACGGAGTCCCAGCGCGGCAACGTCATCCCCGTTGAGATCACGGTTTATGAGGACCGCTCCTTCACTTTCATCACCAAGACGCCCCCGGCCGCCGAGATGATCAAGAAGGCTGCTGGAGTCCCGAAGGGTTCCTCCACCCCCCACACTGCCAAGGTCGGCTCGCTGACCATGGATCAGGTCAAGGAAATCGCCCAGACCAAGATGGCCGACCTCAACGCCAATGACATCGACGCTGCCGCGAAGATCATCGCTGGCACTGCCCGTTCCATGGGCATCACCGTCGAGGCCTGA
- a CDS encoding PIN domain-containing protein → MPYYLDTSFAGIALFPQQGPPERRNEYARVGKRAANIIRSALDDADLYSSALIDVELTHVVHHAGLPSANIDSFLSYLRRVRIDAEVIQRARTLTKALRSLDAIHLASALILDSPTAPVTLLTHDRRMSIAAAAHGLTVVDLLEDDAGA, encoded by the coding sequence ATGCCCTATTACCTGGACACCTCCTTCGCGGGGATCGCCCTCTTCCCACAGCAAGGCCCACCAGAGCGACGCAATGAGTACGCGCGTGTGGGAAAGCGCGCCGCGAATATCATCCGATCCGCGCTCGATGACGCTGATCTGTATTCATCGGCTCTCATCGACGTGGAACTCACCCACGTCGTTCATCACGCAGGGCTCCCATCGGCTAACATCGACAGCTTCCTGAGCTACCTGCGGCGAGTGCGTATCGACGCCGAGGTGATTCAACGGGCCAGAACCCTCACTAAAGCCCTCCGATCGCTCGACGCCATCCACCTCGCGAGCGCTCTCATTCTGGACTCCCCGACGGCTCCGGTGACGCTGTTGACCCACGACCGGCGCATGTCCATCGCCGCTGCGGCGCATGGGCTCACCGTTGTCGACCTCCTTGAGGATGACGCCGGGGCCTGA
- the rplA gene encoding 50S ribosomal protein L1 produces the protein MTKRSKAYRAAAEKIQSGILYTPAEAVHLAKETTITKFDSTVDVVFRLGVDPRKADQMVRGTVSLPHGTGKTARVVVFAQGERAEQALAAGADEVGGDELIEKVAKGYTDFDAAVATPDLMGKVGRLGRVLGPRGLMPNPKTGTVTMDVAKAVTDIKGGRIEFRVDRAANLNFIIGKTSFTEEQLVDNFRAALDEVLRLKPATSKGRYILKATMTTTMGPGIPMDVTKA, from the coding sequence ATGACTAAGCGCAGCAAGGCCTACCGCGCCGCCGCTGAGAAGATCCAGTCCGGGATCCTCTACACCCCGGCCGAGGCCGTCCACCTGGCCAAGGAGACCACCATCACGAAGTTCGACTCCACCGTGGACGTCGTCTTCCGTCTTGGTGTGGATCCCCGCAAGGCTGACCAGATGGTGCGTGGCACCGTGTCCCTGCCGCACGGTACTGGTAAGACCGCCCGCGTCGTCGTCTTCGCTCAGGGTGAGCGTGCCGAGCAGGCCCTCGCCGCTGGCGCTGACGAGGTCGGCGGCGACGAGCTCATTGAGAAGGTGGCCAAGGGTTACACGGATTTCGACGCCGCCGTCGCCACTCCGGACCTGATGGGCAAGGTCGGCCGCCTGGGTCGCGTGCTCGGTCCCCGTGGACTCATGCCCAACCCCAAGACAGGTACCGTGACCATGGATGTGGCCAAGGCCGTCACTGACATTAAGGGTGGACGCATCGAGTTCCGCGTGGACCGTGCTGCCAACCTGAACTTCATCATCGGCAAGACTTCCTTTACCGAGGAGCAGCTGGTGGACAACTTCCGCGCCGCCCTGGATGAGGTTCTGCGCCTCAAGCCGGCCACTTCCAAGGGCCGCTACATCCTGAAGGCCACTATGACCACCACCATGGGCCCTGGCATCCCGATGGACGTCACCAAGGCCTGA
- a CDS encoding SDR family oxidoreductase, which yields MNQSRVALVTGVSRRGGIGFAVASRLAARGFDLVLAHHAPHDADQPWGADDVDAVVSTIRNQMEPGRRVEAFGGDLAEPDAPARLVGEARTAFGHVDVLVANHARSGGDGPLLAQTCASLDEHWAVNARSTLLLCKEFAAQHDGRPGGRIVMMTSGQNLGPMPGEVAYGASKAALVGILATLAHELAPRGITVNCVNPGPVDTDSYVTDELRQMLADRFPFGRWGEPDDPARLIDWLVSDDGRWVTGQVINSEGGFIR from the coding sequence ATGAATCAGTCAAGAGTAGCCCTCGTCACAGGTGTCTCTCGGCGCGGCGGAATAGGTTTCGCCGTTGCTTCTCGATTGGCGGCGCGCGGGTTTGATCTTGTTCTCGCCCATCACGCACCGCACGATGCCGATCAACCGTGGGGCGCGGATGATGTTGACGCAGTCGTGTCGACCATTCGCAACCAGATGGAGCCTGGGCGGAGAGTTGAGGCGTTCGGTGGAGATCTTGCGGAACCCGATGCGCCAGCCCGTCTGGTCGGCGAGGCGCGGACCGCGTTTGGTCATGTCGACGTCTTGGTCGCCAACCATGCTCGCTCCGGGGGCGACGGGCCCCTGCTCGCGCAAACGTGTGCGTCCCTGGATGAGCATTGGGCCGTCAACGCCCGATCCACCCTTCTGCTCTGCAAGGAATTCGCAGCTCAGCACGACGGCCGTCCGGGCGGTCGAATCGTCATGATGACCTCAGGGCAGAACCTTGGGCCCATGCCCGGCGAGGTTGCCTACGGGGCGTCCAAGGCTGCCCTGGTTGGCATCCTCGCGACCTTGGCACACGAACTAGCTCCGCGGGGTATCACGGTCAATTGCGTCAACCCGGGACCGGTCGATACAGACTCCTATGTGACGGACGAACTCCGCCAGATGCTGGCGGATCGCTTCCCGTTTGGTCGGTGGGGCGAGCCTGATGATCCGGCGCGCCTGATCGACTGGCTGGTGTCCGACGACGGCAGGTGGGTCACCGGTCAGGTGATCAACAGTGAGGGTGGTTTCATTCGGTGA
- a CDS encoding DUF4862 family protein, translated as MPHGLIGAYASLPADKTDQEEYYRLLSQIPGIRGLEIPYVHDLGDLPWLATQLAPTWDRNIVTGVGGTMVRVWNTGTFGLASTSAEGRAAALAFTRDLRDAVEALRETAGRDVVAGVEIHSAPSGEHGVAHSPEAFGESLAEIVDYDWGGAPLLVEHCDAFVSADRGEKRLMTLDDELAVLTELSHPEIRMTLNWGRSALEARDPAVAAEHVRRVRAAGLLEGVMFSGAGPADTQYAKAWMDGHLPLDKDEPSSVMGAAQVRECTVAATSTDTAALTAAGSPADLAEAVPASYIGSKCQVPKDADLATRLRFVRNILYATELFG; from the coding sequence ATGCCCCACGGTCTCATCGGCGCCTACGCGTCACTGCCAGCCGACAAGACGGACCAGGAGGAATACTACCGGCTTCTCAGCCAGATCCCTGGCATCCGTGGCCTAGAGATCCCCTACGTGCACGACCTAGGCGACCTCCCCTGGCTCGCTACGCAGCTGGCCCCCACCTGGGACCGCAACATCGTCACCGGCGTGGGCGGCACCATGGTGCGCGTCTGGAACACCGGCACCTTCGGCCTGGCCTCCACCTCTGCGGAAGGCCGCGCCGCCGCCCTAGCTTTCACCCGCGATCTGCGCGACGCCGTCGAGGCCCTGCGCGAGACCGCCGGGCGTGACGTGGTAGCTGGCGTGGAGATCCATTCAGCCCCCTCCGGTGAGCACGGGGTGGCCCACTCCCCCGAGGCCTTCGGCGAGTCCCTGGCAGAGATCGTGGACTATGACTGGGGCGGCGCACCGTTGCTGGTTGAGCATTGCGACGCCTTCGTATCCGCCGACCGCGGCGAGAAGCGCCTCATGACCCTCGACGACGAGCTGGCGGTGCTCACTGAGCTGAGCCACCCCGAGATCCGCATGACCCTGAACTGGGGTCGCTCCGCCCTGGAGGCTCGCGACCCCGCCGTCGCCGCTGAGCACGTGCGCCGCGTGCGCGCTGCCGGTCTGCTGGAAGGCGTCATGTTCTCCGGTGCTGGCCCCGCCGACACACAGTACGCCAAAGCCTGGATGGACGGGCACCTCCCACTGGACAAGGATGAGCCCAGCTCCGTCATGGGCGCTGCGCAAGTGCGCGAGTGCACCGTTGCCGCCACCTCCACCGACACCGCCGCCTTGACCGCTGCTGGTAGCCCGGCGGACCTGGCAGAAGCTGTTCCGGCCTCCTACATCGGCTCCAAGTGCCAGGTGCCTAAGGACGCCGACCTGGCCACCCGCCTACGCTTCGTGCGCAACATCCTGTACGCCACCGAGCTGTTCGGCTGA